The Bradyrhizobium oligotrophicum S58 genome contains the following window.
ACAAGACATTCATGACGTTGGCGCTGGTCGCGGCGGGCCTCATTGCCGCACCGCTAGCTCGGGCCGAGAGCATCAATGCCGGCGGCCGCAGGGCGAGCCCCGTGCAGCCGTTCGATGCGCAGAGCGTGGCGGAGTTCGACACGCCCTGGGCGATTGCATTCCTGCCGGATGGACGGATGCTGATCACCGAAAAGCCCGGCCGGATCTTCGTCGTCACCCAGAGCGGGCAGAAGACCGAGATCGGCAACGTTCCCGCCGTTGCGGCTCGCGGACAGAACGGCCTGTTGGACATCGCGGTCGCGCCGACATTCGCCACGACGTCGCAGGTCTATTTCAGCTACACCGAGCCCAGTGCCGAAGGCAGCCGTCTCGTTCTGACCCGAGCCGTTCTGTCGCTTGCGAACGATCGCGCCACGCTGACCGATCCTGCGGTGATCTGGCGACAGACGCCGGCGGGCGGCGGCGGTCAGCCCGGCGGCATCATCGCGTTCGATCCGTCGGGAACGCATTTGTTCCTCAGCGTGGGCGACCGCATGCAGCCGAACAGCGCCCAGGATCAGCGCCAGGCGCGCGGCAAGGTGCTCAGGCTCAATCTCGATGGTTCGACACCCTCAGACAATCCGATGGCTGAAGACAAGGGCGTGCCGGCGCAGACATGGACCACGGGTCACCGCAATCCCTACGGTCTCGCCTTCGCCGTGGACGGGCGCCTCTGGCTGCACGAGATGGGGCCGCGTGGCGGCGACGAACTCAACCTGATCGAGCCGGGCCGCAACTACGGTTGGCCGCTGGTCTCGAACGGCGACAATTATGACGGCACGCCGATCCCGCGTCATAAGACGCGGCCGGAGCTTGCTGCGCCGTTGCTCTACTGGGATCCGGTGATCGCGCCGGCCGGCCTCGCCTTCTACGATGGCGCGATGTTCCCGCAGTGGAAGGGATCGGCGCTGATCGGGGGCTTGCGGGCTCACGCGCTGGTGCGCGTGGCGTTCCAAGCCGACGGCCAACCCGATGAGGTCGAGCGTTGGGACATGGGCGAGCGCATCCGCGACGTCGCGGTCGCGCCGGATGGTGCGGTCTGGATCATCGAGGACAATTCCCCCGGCCGGTTGCGGCGGCTCACGCCAAGGAAGTGAACCAGAGTCACCAAGCGGCGATGGCCTGAGCGGCGTTGACAGTCGCCGCATGCTGCTCACAGACGACAACATCAACAACAATGATGGAGCAGGGGAGATGAACGCACTCGATTTCTCTGGACGCTCGGTGCTCGTGATCGGCGGCTCCAGCGGCATCGGCAATGGCATCGCACAGGCGTTTCGCGCGCAGGGCGCCGATGTCGCGGTCTGCGGCACGCGCGCCAGTGCGGCCGACTATTCTGCCGCCGACGGCAGTGATCTCGAAGGCCTGGACTATCAGCAGCTCGACGTCAGCAACGCCGCAGCGGTCGACGCGTTTGCGCCGGGCTTCGACCGGCTCGACGTGCTGGTGCTGGCCCAGGGCGCGGTGCTGTACCGCCGCGGCGAATTTGCCATGGACGGCTTCCGCAAGGTCGTCGAGGTCAACCTCATCAGCCTGATGGCCTGTGCGACCAAGTTTCACCCCCTGCTGCGCGATGCGAAGGGAGCACTGATCATCGTCTCCTCGACGGCAGCCTATCACTCGACCATGGGCAATCCGGCCTACAATGCCTCCAAGACCGGCGCGGTCGGGCTGACGCGCACGCTGGCTGAAGCCTGGGCTGCGGACGGCATCCGGGTCAATGGCATCGCGCCGGGCCTCGTCGACACCAAGATGACGAAGGTGACGACCGCCAATCCGCAGCGTCTCGAAGGCGCCCTGCAGCGCATCCCGCTGAAGCGGCTGGGCACGCCGCAGGACATGGCCGGTGCAGCGCTGTTCCTCGCTTCGCCGTTGTCGTCCTACATCATCGGGCAGACCATCGTCGTCGATGGCGGGCTGATTTTGTAGTCGGTCGGAACCGTCGCCGCCTCAGCCGGTTAGCAGAGCGGAAAGCCCGCAAACGCAGACACTGCAGACAAGGAGAGCGGCGATGGATACGGATCGGTTGACCGGAACGGCGAAGGATGTCGCAGGCAAGGTCGAGGGCGGAATCGGCCAAATGACCGGCGACAAGAGCACGCAGGCGTCGGGACGCGCCCGCGAGGCTTCGGGCGCGGTGCAGAACCTCTACGGCCAGGCCAAGGATGCCGCCCGCGACGCCAGCGATGCCGCGATGGATTACGCCAAGGATACGTTCGGCAATAGCACCGAGGCGCTGCGTGACGGCACTCAGGCTCTCACCAAGCGGGTGCACGACAATCCGATGGGCGCGCTTCTCGTTGCCGGCGGCATCGGTTTTCTGCTGGCGATGTTGATGCGTCCGTCGAGCCGGCCGCAGCCGCAGCGCTGGCGTTACTGAGCTCAAGTGATCGACTAAATGAAACGGCCCGCATTCGAGATCGAATGCGGGCCGTTTTTCATGCGTCTCGTTCCAGGTCGGGCGATCGCTCTGTACCTGCTAACCTCAGCCCGGGATCATCGCGCAGGGGCTTCGACCGCCGCCGAGCGGCCCACGGCTCCTGGCGGCCGTGGCGGGGCGTTGGGATTGCGCGCGGCTGGCGGCTTCGATGGCTGCGCCTGGGGCTGCTGAGGCGCGCCGAAGCCGAAGAACTCGCGCACGCCCTGACCGCCCTGGTTCGGCTGTTGCGCCTGGGCGGGCGGTGTCTGGCCCGGCGCTCCAGGGGTCGTCAGCCGTCTTGGCCTCTGCTGGGCCGGAAGCTGATTCGGGGCAGCCGGCACGGCCTCGTTCGGTGACGTCGCCGCCATCGGCGTATCGGGCTTGGCGAGCTCCTTCGGCGGCTCCTTGGCCTGTTCGCGCCCGATCTCGCGGCGCGGCCAGATGTAATCGTCGGCGCGACCGGCGGGCGGGCTCAGCGCCTCGCCCTTGACCAGCGTCCGGGCCGCCAGGGCATCGACCGCCGCCGGGCGGGAGCCGGGGCCGCCGAGCAGCTGATCGGTGCCGACCGACGAGGCAACCAGCGGCAGGATCGGACCTGCGACCGGGCGCGGCGCCGGCTGGCCCGGTACGGCGTTGGCGTCCGGCGTCGCCGGCTCGTTCGGCAGTTCGAGCGGGGCTGAACGGGCTGCGAGCAGGCGGTTGATCTCGCGCTCGGCATAGTGCGCGAGCTTGCGCGCGCCGGGCTTGGTGAAATAGACGCCGTCGTAGGAGCGCAGCTGGCGGATCTGGCCTTCGAAATCCGGGCCTTTCTGCAGGAAACGGCCGGCTTCGTCGACGAACCCGTCCCAGACGTCGACATAGGTGATGCCGGCCTTGCCGGCGACGTCGCGAAAAAGCGAATCCAGGAAAAGCGCGTCGGCCGTGCCCTTGGGGCCGCGGACCGCAGGCAGCCCCACCCAGAGCACGGGCACGCCCTTGCTCTTGGCGACCGCGATCATCTCCTCGATCTTCTTGGTATAGAGCTCGACCCAGCGGTCGTCGCGGAATTCGTAGAGGCCGTTGGGTGAGCGGGCAGCCTTTTCCGGTGCCGCCACTGCAGGCGTATCGTTATCGGCTTCGTCCTGCGGCAGATCGCTGTCCGCTTTATCGTCAGGCTTGGCGGCCGTGTCGGTCTTCGGATCGGACTTGGCATCCGGCTTGGCCTCTCCGGCTTTGGCGTCACCGGGCTTCGTGTCGCCGGGCTTGGCCTCACCGGGCTTGGCCTTGGCGTCCTTCTTGGTCTTGTCCGCCTTCTTGTCGTCCGGCTTGTCGGTCTTCTCGACAACCGGCTCGCGCAGCGAGAGACGGTCATTGAGCCCGAGCATGATCACGATCGCATCGGCACGCTCGGTGGCCAGGATGCCCTTGGCGGCTGCAGCCCAGTCGGCCGGCTCGCCCTTGGGCTGGTACTTGATGAGGCCCGAATTCGTCTTGATTCGGCGGGTGATCCCCATGTCGGGCTGCTCGGAGTAGGCGTCTTCCAGGCCATAGGCGAGCCAGTCGGCCATGCCGTCGCCGAGCACCAGCACGTAGCGCTCCGGGGCATTGTCGCGCTTCTCCGGCGGCGGCGCCTTGGAATAGTCCTGTGTCACCTTTCTCGGCTGCTGTGGCTGGAACGGCGTGAAGAAGTCGTTGCCGAACCAGCCCCCGCCGCCGCCGCGCGGCGCCGGCCGCGGCGAGGAGAACGGGTTGAAGTTGAAGAACTGGGCCGAGGCCGGGCCGGTGATCCCGACCAGCATGGCGATGACGACCGCCAGCACGACCAGGGGGCCGGGCTCGTTCAACAGCTTGAGAATGGACTTCAGCTTTGACATGCGCACCCGTCCGCGCCGCCGCGCGGCGAAATCGTGACAACCCATATAATAGGAGCCGAATCAGGCCGCAAACGGGCATTCACCGGATGGTGTTGATGTCCGCCGCAATCGCCCCAAAAGGTTACCGGCGCGGCGGATTGGGCCGGGATCACCGCGCCCGCAGTCGTTCCAGCACGTCGGAGGTGGCAAAACCGTCCGCTGGCGCCCCGATCGAGGCCTGGAAGTTCCGCAGCGCCTCACGGGTCTGACCGCCGAACTGGCCGTCGGGCGTGCCGCGGTAAAAGCCGCGTTCCGCCAGCAGCTGCTGCAGCTCGAGCCGTTCGGCCCGCGACAACGTCCGTTCCTCACGCGGCCAAGCCTGAACGAAGGGTGGACCGCCGCGCAGGCGGTCGGCGAAATGGCCGATCGCCAGCGCATAGGCCTCGGCCGGATTGTATTTCATGATGACGCGGAAGTTCTGCAGCATCAGGAACCCCGGCCCTTGCGCGCCGGCTGGCGCCAGCAGATAGGCCTTCTCGGCCGAGGCCGGGAACGGCTGGCCGTTGGGGCGCCGCAAGCCGAGCTGCTCCCATTGTCCGAAGCTCATGGTCTTGGCGCGGTCGGCCAGCATGAAGTTGAAGCCCTGCGGCAGCACGACCTCGTAGCCCCAGCTCTGGCCGCTCTGCCAGCCGTCTTTCTTCAGGTTGTTGGCGGTCGAGGCGATCAGGTCGGCCGGATTGTCGACCACGTCGCGGCGGCCGTCGCCATCGGCGTCGACGGCGAAGCGCTTGAAGGCGGTCGGCATGAACTGGGTCGGGCCGAACGCGCCCGCCCACGAGCCCCGCAGCTGCTCGGGTCGCAGATCGCCGCGGTTGAGGATCTCCAGCGCCGATAGGAACTCATCCTTGAAATAGGCCTGGCGACGGCCGATGCAGGCGAGCGTCGCGGTCGACTGCAGCACGCTGCGATCGCCGATCTGGGTCGAGTAGTTGGATTCGATGCCCCAGATCGCCGCGACGATGTAGCGGTCGACGCCGTAGGCACGCTCGGTGGCATCGAACTGCGCCTTGTACTTCGCGAGCACTTCGCGGCCTTTGGCCATGCGGGCGTCGCTCACCAGGATGTCGAGATAGTCCCAGATCGACTTGGTGAATTCGGGCTGCGCGTCGAGCAGATCCATGATGCGCAGGTCAGGCGACAGGCCTGCCGTGAAGCGCTGGAAATTGTCCTGCGTGATGTTGCGGCGTGCGGCATCTGGCCACATGCCGGCGACGCAAGCGTCGAAATTGCCCGCGGCCTCGCGGATCGCTGCCGCCGTCATCAGCGGATGGCCGGAGGCGCCGTCCTCGCCGCTCCACGGCTGCGGCCCACCGGTCGAGGGTGTCTGCGCCGGCGTGGAGGCGCCCGGGTCACCCTTGGTCAGGGTGCCCGTGAACAGGCCGTCGAGGAAGTTCAACGGCCCGCCGCCGGACTGGGCCGATGCGGAACCGGACACCGCTGCC
Protein-coding sequences here:
- a CDS encoding CsbD family protein yields the protein MDTDRLTGTAKDVAGKVEGGIGQMTGDKSTQASGRAREASGAVQNLYGQAKDAARDASDAAMDYAKDTFGNSTEALRDGTQALTKRVHDNPMGALLVAGGIGFLLAMLMRPSSRPQPQRWRY
- a CDS encoding lytic murein transglycosylase, with protein sequence MVRRNEFLAALKAGARTALVTTALAAVSGSASAQSGGGPLNFLDGLFTGTLTKGDPGASTPAQTPSTGGPQPWSGEDGASGHPLMTAAAIREAAGNFDACVAGMWPDAARRNITQDNFQRFTAGLSPDLRIMDLLDAQPEFTKSIWDYLDILVSDARMAKGREVLAKYKAQFDATERAYGVDRYIVAAIWGIESNYSTQIGDRSVLQSTATLACIGRRQAYFKDEFLSALEILNRGDLRPEQLRGSWAGAFGPTQFMPTAFKRFAVDADGDGRRDVVDNPADLIASTANNLKKDGWQSGQSWGYEVVLPQGFNFMLADRAKTMSFGQWEQLGLRRPNGQPFPASAEKAYLLAPAGAQGPGFLMLQNFRVIMKYNPAEAYALAIGHFADRLRGGPPFVQAWPREERTLSRAERLELQQLLAERGFYRGTPDGQFGGQTREALRNFQASIGAPADGFATSDVLERLRAR
- a CDS encoding PQQ-dependent sugar dehydrogenase — protein: MALHKTFMTLALVAAGLIAAPLARAESINAGGRRASPVQPFDAQSVAEFDTPWAIAFLPDGRMLITEKPGRIFVVTQSGQKTEIGNVPAVAARGQNGLLDIAVAPTFATTSQVYFSYTEPSAEGSRLVLTRAVLSLANDRATLTDPAVIWRQTPAGGGGQPGGIIAFDPSGTHLFLSVGDRMQPNSAQDQRQARGKVLRLNLDGSTPSDNPMAEDKGVPAQTWTTGHRNPYGLAFAVDGRLWLHEMGPRGGDELNLIEPGRNYGWPLVSNGDNYDGTPIPRHKTRPELAAPLLYWDPVIAPAGLAFYDGAMFPQWKGSALIGGLRAHALVRVAFQADGQPDEVERWDMGERIRDVAVAPDGAVWIIEDNSPGRLRRLTPRK
- a CDS encoding DUF459 domain-containing protein; protein product: MSKLKSILKLLNEPGPLVVLAVVIAMLVGITGPASAQFFNFNPFSSPRPAPRGGGGGWFGNDFFTPFQPQQPRKVTQDYSKAPPPEKRDNAPERYVLVLGDGMADWLAYGLEDAYSEQPDMGITRRIKTNSGLIKYQPKGEPADWAAAAKGILATERADAIVIMLGLNDRLSLREPVVEKTDKPDDKKADKTKKDAKAKPGEAKPGDTKPGDAKAGEAKPDAKSDPKTDTAAKPDDKADSDLPQDEADNDTPAVAAPEKAARSPNGLYEFRDDRWVELYTKKIEEMIAVAKSKGVPVLWVGLPAVRGPKGTADALFLDSLFRDVAGKAGITYVDVWDGFVDEAGRFLQKGPDFEGQIRQLRSYDGVYFTKPGARKLAHYAEREINRLLAARSAPLELPNEPATPDANAVPGQPAPRPVAGPILPLVASSVGTDQLLGGPGSRPAAVDALAARTLVKGEALSPPAGRADDYIWPRREIGREQAKEPPKELAKPDTPMAATSPNEAVPAAPNQLPAQQRPRRLTTPGAPGQTPPAQAQQPNQGGQGVREFFGFGAPQQPQAQPSKPPAARNPNAPPRPPGAVGRSAAVEAPAR
- a CDS encoding SDR family NAD(P)-dependent oxidoreductase, yielding MNALDFSGRSVLVIGGSSGIGNGIAQAFRAQGADVAVCGTRASAADYSAADGSDLEGLDYQQLDVSNAAAVDAFAPGFDRLDVLVLAQGAVLYRRGEFAMDGFRKVVEVNLISLMACATKFHPLLRDAKGALIIVSSTAAYHSTMGNPAYNASKTGAVGLTRTLAEAWAADGIRVNGIAPGLVDTKMTKVTTANPQRLEGALQRIPLKRLGTPQDMAGAALFLASPLSSYIIGQTIVVDGGLIL